In Rhodococcus pseudokoreensis, the DNA window AGATCGCGTGCGTCATCACCGAGGCCGCCGCCGGCAACATGGGCGCGGTGGCGCCGCAGCCCGGATTCAACGAGAGCCTGCGCACGCTGACCCGCGACAACGGCGCGCTGCTCATCATGGACGAGGTGATGACCGGATTCCGGGTCAGCTCCGCCGGCTGGTACGGACTCGACGGCGTCGCCGGTGACCTCTACACGTTCGGCAAGGTGATGAGCGGCGGTCTGCCCGCCGCGGCGTTCGGTGGCCGCGCCGACGTCATGGCTCACCTCGCCCCCGCCGGACCCGTCTATCAGGCAGGAACCCTGTCCGGTAACCCCGTCGCCGTCGCCGCCGGGCTCGCCAGCCTGCGCGCCGCGGACCAGGGCGTGTACGACGCCCTCGAGCGCAACAGCGCCACCCTCCGGACGCTCCTGTCCGACGCACTGACCGCGGCGAGCGTGCCGCACCGCGTGCAGACCGCGGGCACCATGCTCAGCGTGTTCTTCAGCGAAGACCCGGTCACCAACTACGCCGAGGCCAAGGCCGCGCAGACCTGGCGCTTCCCGGCCTTCTTCCACGGACTGCTCTCGCGCGGGGTGTACCCGCCGCCGAGCGCGTTCGAGGCGTGGTTCGTCTCCGCCGCCATGGACGACACCGCATTCTCGATCATCGCCGACGCCCTGCCGCACGCCGCGAAGGCCGCCGCCGCGGCCGTCCAGCCCTGACGAGTCTTCCCCTCCGGGGGCCGGCGGCCCCGCCGCCGACACCCACCTGACCTCCCGCCCCGACCCGAGGAACCGCAACGTGACCGAAGCCGATCATCCCGACCACACACAGACCCGCACCATCGTGCACGTGCTCCGGCACGGCGAGGTGCACAACCCGCGAGGGATCCTCTACGGCAGGCTCCCCGGGTTCCGGCTGTCGGTGACGGGTGAGGCGCAGGCCCGCGCGGTGGCGTCGGTGCTGGCCAAGCACGACATCACGCACGTGGTGTCGTCGCCGCTGCAGCGGGCACAGGAGACGGCCGCCCCGATCGCCGACGCGCACGGCGTCGACATCGCGACCGACGAGAACCTCATCGAGGCCGGCAACGAATTCGAGGGACTCAAGGTCTCCGTCGGCGACGGCGCGCTGTCGCGTCCCCGGCACTGGTGGAAACTGCGCGACCCGTTCACACCGTCCTGGGGCGAGCCGTACCTGCAGATCGCGCACCGCATGCTGGCCGCCGTCAACACCGCCCGCGTGTCGGCGGTCGGTCACGAGGCCGTCGTCGTCAGCCACCAACTCCCCGTCTGGACCCTCCGCCGGTTCCTGCAGGGGGAGCGGCTGTGGCACGATCCGCGCCACCGGCAGTGCGGTCTCGCGTCGCTGACGTCGCTCGTCTACGAGGGCGACACCCTCATCGACATCGTGTACTCGGAGCCCGCGGGCGCGTCGGATCCGAGGGTGACCGGGGCATGAATCGGGGGCGCTTCGCCGGGCTTCTCGCGGTGATCTGTACGGCCGCGGTGTCGCTGTCGGCGTGTGCGTCCGGCGACGACGCCGTGGCCCAGGGCGGCACGTTCGACTTCGTATCGCCGGGCGGTCAGACGGAGATTTTCTACGACCCGCCTG includes these proteins:
- the hemL gene encoding glutamate-1-semialdehyde 2,1-aminomutase — protein: MTVSSGDPDVHASRSAQLFERADLVIPGGVNSPVRAFHSVGGTPRFIREASGYTLTDVDGNDYVDLICSWGPMILGHAHPAVVEAVQKAATTGLSFGAPTEGEIELAEEIVRRVAPVEKVRLVNSGTEATMSAVRLARGFTGRTKVLKFSGCYHGHVDALLADAGSGLATFGLPTSPGVTGAQAEDTIVVPYNDLDAVAQAFAANDGQIACVITEAAAGNMGAVAPQPGFNESLRTLTRDNGALLIMDEVMTGFRVSSAGWYGLDGVAGDLYTFGKVMSGGLPAAAFGGRADVMAHLAPAGPVYQAGTLSGNPVAVAAGLASLRAADQGVYDALERNSATLRTLLSDALTAASVPHRVQTAGTMLSVFFSEDPVTNYAEAKAAQTWRFPAFFHGLLSRGVYPPPSAFEAWFVSAAMDDTAFSIIADALPHAAKAAAAAVQP
- a CDS encoding histidine phosphatase family protein, with product MTEADHPDHTQTRTIVHVLRHGEVHNPRGILYGRLPGFRLSVTGEAQARAVASVLAKHDITHVVSSPLQRAQETAAPIADAHGVDIATDENLIEAGNEFEGLKVSVGDGALSRPRHWWKLRDPFTPSWGEPYLQIAHRMLAAVNTARVSAVGHEAVVVSHQLPVWTLRRFLQGERLWHDPRHRQCGLASLTSLVYEGDTLIDIVYSEPAGASDPRVTGA